Proteins from a genomic interval of Paenibacillus lentus:
- the trpE gene encoding anthranilate synthase component I: MTTAHVEKVIKLAKEYNLIPIVRPLLADMETPIRIFRRVAQRDHAFLLESVEGGIQWARYSFIGTDPFMMVKAKKGKVLIERAGEQTELAGRPLEELKAILRKYRSPKLPDMPPFTGGAIGFFGYDLLQYYEKLPAHQVDDMNLQDIQFMFCDRVIVFDHVKQQILLVSNVHIQEGDRDEDIRQTYEQAEGALDEMADLLLDEGPGERLNRRPVPGDVELGDIQSNMTKEQYLEMVEKGKEYIRAGDIFQVVLSQRFHIETEVDPLHVYRVLRTMNPSPYMYYLKMGEEIIVGTSPEALVKVEGDRVETRPIAGTRPRGATVEEDQALEADLLQDEKERAEHVMLVDLGRNDLGRVSEFGTVKCENYMEIERYSHVMHMVSKVSGKLRSDKDFFDAFISCLPAGTVSGAPKLRAMEIIAELEREARGTYAGAIGYLGFSGNMDSCITIRTIVFKNGKAFVQAGGGVVWDSLPENEYQESMNKAKALLKAIRTAEAMFPSDRGDEAVINQDYLYEYTP, encoded by the coding sequence ATGACAACCGCGCATGTAGAAAAGGTAATCAAACTGGCTAAGGAATATAATTTAATCCCTATTGTACGTCCGCTATTGGCGGATATGGAGACGCCGATCCGCATCTTTCGTCGGGTCGCCCAGCGAGATCATGCATTTTTGTTGGAAAGTGTAGAGGGAGGAATCCAATGGGCCAGATATTCCTTCATCGGAACGGATCCTTTCATGATGGTCAAGGCAAAGAAAGGCAAGGTGCTCATCGAGCGGGCGGGAGAGCAGACAGAGTTAGCTGGCAGACCTCTGGAAGAGTTAAAGGCGATTTTACGAAAATACCGGAGTCCGAAGCTACCGGATATGCCTCCGTTTACGGGCGGAGCGATCGGATTTTTCGGTTACGATTTGCTGCAATATTATGAGAAGTTGCCAGCCCATCAAGTAGATGATATGAATTTGCAAGATATTCAGTTTATGTTCTGTGATCGGGTAATCGTGTTCGATCACGTCAAGCAACAAATTTTGCTCGTATCGAATGTTCATATTCAGGAAGGGGATCGGGACGAGGACATCCGCCAGACCTATGAGCAGGCAGAGGGAGCATTGGATGAGATGGCGGATCTGCTGCTGGATGAAGGGCCGGGCGAACGATTGAACCGCAGACCGGTTCCTGGTGATGTTGAACTGGGCGATATCCAGTCCAATATGACCAAGGAGCAATATTTAGAGATGGTGGAGAAAGGCAAGGAATATATCCGGGCAGGTGATATTTTTCAGGTCGTGCTGTCACAGCGCTTCCATATCGAGACAGAGGTGGATCCGCTCCACGTTTACCGGGTTTTACGCACCATGAACCCTTCTCCATATATGTATTATTTGAAAATGGGCGAGGAAATCATCGTAGGAACTTCCCCGGAGGCGCTTGTGAAGGTTGAAGGCGATCGGGTAGAGACGCGTCCTATCGCTGGAACAAGGCCGCGAGGAGCGACGGTGGAGGAAGACCAGGCGTTGGAGGCCGATTTGCTGCAGGATGAGAAAGAGCGCGCTGAGCATGTAATGCTCGTTGATTTAGGACGTAATGACCTTGGCCGCGTCTCCGAATTTGGCACCGTGAAATGCGAAAACTACATGGAGATCGAGCGGTATTCGCATGTGATGCATATGGTGTCCAAAGTATCCGGAAAATTGCGGAGCGACAAGGATTTCTTCGATGCCTTCATCTCTTGTCTTCCAGCAGGTACAGTTTCCGGGGCTCCCAAGCTGCGAGCAATGGAGATCATTGCCGAACTGGAACGGGAAGCTCGCGGTACGTATGCTGGAGCCATCGGATACCTGGGATTCTCCGGAAATATGGACTCTTGTATTACGATTCGGACGATCGTCTTTAAGAACGGCAAAGCGTTTGTGCAGGCCGGCGGAGGAGTCGTATGGGATTCGCTGCCGGAGAATGAGTATCAGGAGTCGATGAACAAGGCGAAGGCGCTGTTGAAGGCGATTCGAACAGCTGAGGCGATGTTTCCGTCCGATCGGGGCGACGAAGCGGTCATCAACCAAGATTATTTATATGAATATACCCCCTAA